In one Bacillus thuringiensis genomic region, the following are encoded:
- a CDS encoding phage portal protein, with product MGLREWISGFLGSNNTVTLKECLYELSVDYYYKKLAVESCIDLIANALTRSEFQTFEKGKEKRGENHYLLNVQPNQNQNASEFMHSLVNHLIMENECVVIMQNKQLYIADSFDITKFALKENIYNDITIGDFTFDKSFNESEVFHFKLNDRNIMQVIDGMYNSFGKLLASSIDYYKRKNNKRLLIKGDFLRAQDPETQAAIDEMFEGQLKNWFNADKVGSAFQLQNGYEIEDMSDSKNGVANNSTSRDISDLVSDIFGYVATAFHVPIGILKGDVADIEKQMDSFLAFCINPIAELIQDEFNRKMYKKEEYLKRTYLKIDTTKIKIVDITKLSTAMDKLFAIGGLTINDVIMMLGKEPIDEEWANRRHVTKNYQEADSLEGGEKDETLQE from the coding sequence ATGGGATTAAGAGAATGGATAAGCGGATTTCTAGGAAGTAATAACACGGTTACTTTAAAGGAATGTCTTTATGAATTGAGTGTTGATTATTATTATAAAAAATTAGCTGTAGAAAGTTGTATTGATTTAATAGCTAATGCTCTAACTAGGAGTGAATTTCAAACGTTTGAAAAAGGGAAAGAAAAACGTGGTGAGAATCATTATTTGCTTAATGTACAACCTAATCAAAATCAAAATGCATCAGAATTTATGCATAGCTTAGTTAATCACTTAATTATGGAAAATGAATGTGTAGTAATTATGCAAAATAAGCAATTATATATTGCAGATTCGTTTGATATTACTAAGTTTGCGTTAAAAGAAAATATTTATAACGATATAACAATTGGTGACTTCACCTTTGATAAATCATTTAATGAATCTGAAGTATTTCATTTTAAATTAAATGACCGCAATATTATGCAAGTCATAGATGGAATGTATAACAGTTTTGGGAAATTGCTTGCATCGTCCATTGACTATTATAAAAGAAAAAATAATAAGCGCTTGTTAATTAAAGGTGATTTTCTAAGAGCGCAAGATCCAGAAACGCAAGCCGCGATTGATGAAATGTTTGAAGGTCAGTTAAAAAATTGGTTTAACGCAGATAAAGTAGGTTCCGCTTTTCAATTACAAAATGGATATGAAATTGAAGATATGAGTGATAGTAAAAACGGCGTAGCAAACAATAGCACAAGCCGTGATATTAGCGATTTAGTCAGTGATATATTTGGTTATGTAGCAACGGCTTTTCATGTGCCTATCGGCATTTTAAAAGGTGATGTGGCTGATATTGAAAAGCAAATGGATTCATTTTTAGCATTTTGTATTAATCCGATTGCTGAATTGATACAAGATGAATTTAATCGAAAGATGTACAAAAAAGAAGAGTATTTAAAAAGAACATATTTAAAAATTGATACAACAAAAATTAAGATTGTTGATATTACGAAATTATCAACCGCAATGGATAAATTATTTGCTATTGGTGGTCTAACAATTAATGATGTGATAATGATGCTTGGAAAAGAGCCTATTGATGAAGAATGGGCGAACAGAAGACATGTAACAAAAAACTATCAAGAAGCGGATTCACTGGAAGGAGGTGAAAAGGATGAAACGTTACAAGAATGA
- a CDS encoding head maturation protease, ClpP-related: MKRYKNEKYNHLANVQHAFKAEAKADSLDITIYGDIGKSWWSDSTSAVDVERTLKATSANIININLNSPGGDVFDGIAIYNQLKNHPAKIIINVDGLAASAASIIAMAADELIMNTGSMLMIHEASTWTWGTKLDIRKTLNALEGIDKSLADIYMTRYQGERSEIETMIANETWFTANEAVEIGLAHKVNEHVEDDDVVDPEEFKNNVLQKFRNKNNQQNEPVAAGSTENILNKFKRA, encoded by the coding sequence ATGAAACGTTACAAGAATGAAAAATATAACCATCTAGCTAATGTTCAACATGCCTTTAAGGCAGAAGCGAAAGCTGATTCGCTGGACATAACGATTTATGGTGATATTGGTAAATCATGGTGGAGTGATTCTACATCCGCAGTTGATGTTGAGAGAACATTAAAAGCTACTTCAGCAAATATTATTAATATCAATTTGAATAGTCCTGGTGGGGATGTATTCGATGGAATTGCAATTTATAACCAACTAAAAAATCACCCGGCAAAAATTATCATTAACGTAGATGGACTGGCCGCAAGTGCCGCATCTATTATTGCAATGGCAGCAGACGAACTAATTATGAATACAGGTTCTATGTTAATGATTCATGAAGCCTCTACATGGACTTGGGGAACAAAATTAGATATTCGCAAGACATTGAATGCTCTTGAGGGAATTGATAAATCGCTTGCGGATATTTATATGACCCGTTATCAAGGGGAACGTTCAGAAATTGAGACAATGATTGCGAATGAAACATGGTTTACTGCCAATGAGGCAGTAGAGATTGGATTGGCTCATAAAGTAAATGAACATGTAGAAGATGACGATGTGGTAGATCCAGAGGAATTTAAAAATAATGTACTTCAGAAATTCCGAAATAAAAATAACCAACAGAATGAACCAGTAGCAGCAGGTTCAACTGAAAATATACTTAACAAATTTAAGCGCGCGTAA
- a CDS encoding phage major capsid protein yields the protein MTIKNLDRPIIENKDQQINNVKEALETGDAQAVAARIVANMENNMQHFQDMMNDVINEAQQAKNENWDAQVLASRGVRVLTNEEKKFYNASIEVKSFSETHQLMPPTVFERVFEDLEKEHPLLSLVNFQTVGAKTQWVVRKEGTTTAFWGDVCDSIREMIDEGFETIEEGMYKLSGFLVVCKAMFELGPEWLDKYVRAFMKEVVAEELEKVIVIGTGKKQPIGMIKDLKGSVTDGIYPDKKKVVLEDFTPVTIGKKILAPTTKGGTKRYTGVTLIVNPLDYATKFFPIGAKRKDDGTWTYDNFGVPGLTMVQSPAVPLNTMISGKPKDYFMGVASEQRLESDDTIRLIEDQRLYLVRQLANGRPLDPDSFTVFDITALEAKEGTTTP from the coding sequence ATGACTATTAAAAATTTAGATCGTCCGATAATCGAAAATAAAGATCAACAAATTAATAATGTAAAAGAGGCGCTTGAAACAGGTGATGCACAAGCGGTAGCGGCACGAATTGTCGCAAATATGGAAAACAATATGCAACATTTTCAAGATATGATGAACGATGTAATTAATGAAGCACAACAAGCAAAAAATGAAAATTGGGATGCTCAAGTGTTGGCCTCTCGCGGTGTGCGTGTTTTAACAAATGAAGAAAAGAAATTTTATAATGCATCAATTGAAGTTAAATCATTTAGCGAAACACATCAATTGATGCCGCCCACTGTTTTCGAACGAGTTTTTGAAGATTTAGAAAAGGAACATCCGTTACTTTCTCTTGTTAATTTCCAAACCGTAGGAGCAAAGACACAATGGGTTGTTAGAAAAGAGGGCACTACGACAGCGTTTTGGGGTGATGTATGTGACTCAATTAGAGAGATGATTGACGAAGGTTTTGAAACAATTGAAGAAGGAATGTACAAACTTAGCGGATTTTTAGTTGTATGTAAAGCTATGTTTGAACTAGGTCCTGAGTGGTTAGATAAGTATGTGCGTGCATTTATGAAAGAAGTTGTAGCAGAAGAATTAGAAAAAGTTATTGTTATAGGGACAGGGAAAAAACAACCAATTGGTATGATCAAAGATTTAAAAGGATCAGTAACAGATGGTATTTATCCAGATAAAAAGAAAGTCGTTTTAGAAGACTTTACTCCTGTAACAATCGGTAAAAAAATCTTAGCTCCTACTACTAAAGGAGGAACGAAACGCTATACAGGGGTAACGCTTATTGTGAATCCTTTAGATTATGCAACAAAATTTTTCCCGATTGGTGCAAAACGTAAAGATGATGGTACTTGGACATATGATAATTTTGGAGTGCCAGGTTTAACGATGGTCCAGTCGCCAGCCGTCCCATTAAATACAATGATCTCTGGTAAACCGAAAGATTACTTTATGGGAGTTGCTTCAGAACAACGTTTAGAGTCAGACGATACAATCCGTTTAATTGAAGATCAACGTTTATATCTCGTTCGTCAACTCGCAAATGGTCGTCCGTTAGATCCTGATTCGTTCACTGTATTTGACATTACAGCGCTAGAAGCGAAAGAAGGCACTACAACGCCCTAA
- a CDS encoding phage head closure protein → MVLKSYRETLNDGFLQYGYKKTERSEEGKRIGEKFHEEGKLAYKVMSLRDSDYKMVGVLTTGLDVKVKTLYPPSFRKINKNKLKVLMDGIEYDVIKVDYDSNKQYLFFYLQQVVKSRE, encoded by the coding sequence ATGGTTCTTAAATCGTATAGAGAAACCTTAAATGACGGATTTCTACAATACGGATATAAAAAAACAGAGCGTTCAGAAGAGGGTAAAAGAATAGGTGAGAAGTTTCATGAAGAAGGGAAGCTTGCCTATAAAGTGATGTCTTTACGGGACAGTGATTACAAAATGGTGGGCGTTTTAACAACGGGATTAGATGTAAAAGTTAAAACACTGTATCCACCTTCCTTTAGAAAAATAAATAAAAATAAACTTAAGGTATTAATGGATGGAATCGAATATGACGTGATTAAAGTGGATTATGATTCTAACAAACAATACCTTTTCTTTTATTTGCAGCAGGTGGTGAAATCTCGTGAATGA
- a CDS encoding major tail protein B: MAKTIEEFNSMSIANASIQFKKKGTQEPGTKFGCVGTIEGEPEIKEMKKVCGGVTLKKKSKTTEIKVTVSAHIPVKVVRDYFGFDTVGLKPGVWAYGSESKGNDFVFTADVVDDFDDVVKLIAFPNCSNSSGFKFSIASGEEELAMMELEFSALPDDLNKFYYEAFVDELADATVAQKWHTQFNSALVKGTTSA, encoded by the coding sequence ATGGCTAAAACGATTGAAGAATTTAATTCTATGTCAATTGCGAATGCAAGTATTCAATTTAAGAAGAAAGGAACGCAAGAGCCAGGAACAAAATTCGGATGTGTAGGGACAATTGAAGGGGAACCAGAAATCAAAGAAATGAAAAAGGTATGCGGTGGTGTGACGTTAAAAAAGAAATCAAAGACTACTGAAATTAAGGTAACTGTTTCGGCACATATTCCTGTTAAAGTAGTAAGGGATTATTTTGGATTTGATACAGTAGGATTAAAACCAGGTGTTTGGGCATATGGAAGCGAGTCTAAAGGAAATGATTTTGTATTTACAGCAGATGTAGTAGACGATTTTGATGATGTTGTAAAACTGATTGCGTTTCCAAATTGCTCAAATTCTTCTGGTTTTAAGTTTTCAATTGCGAGTGGTGAAGAGGAATTGGCTATGATGGAATTAGAATTCTCGGCCTTACCAGATGATTTAAATAAATTCTATTATGAAGCGTTTGTGGATGAATTAGCAGATGCAACAGTCGCTCAAAAGTGGCATACACAATTTAATTCAGCTCTCGTTAAAGGAACAACTTCAGCTTAA
- a CDS encoding phage tail domain-containing protein, which produces MLDIGIDNQLASDYGICMVERPVIPTAEQEVEHIELPGRHGSLTKKGAFKNVPLKIKFNMLEEENIKPLVRRMKAWLMNGKTLYFTDDDVYRKIKHVVVGDIANEIEEHGEFEVDFTLDPFEYTEDANIMLSTPGTIYNPGTMESAPLLFIAGNGTFRIFINDVSFQIKDVNGSVVIDSELLEAYSGTVSMNDKMIGGFPEFQIGENKIEWSGAIQFISIQPRWRYK; this is translated from the coding sequence TTGCTAGACATAGGTATCGATAATCAGTTAGCAAGTGACTATGGAATATGTATGGTAGAACGCCCTGTTATTCCTACAGCAGAACAGGAAGTAGAACATATTGAATTGCCGGGTAGACATGGTTCACTTACAAAAAAAGGGGCGTTTAAAAACGTCCCTTTAAAAATAAAATTCAATATGCTTGAAGAAGAGAATATTAAGCCCTTAGTTCGGCGCATGAAGGCTTGGTTGATGAATGGCAAGACACTATATTTTACAGATGATGATGTGTATCGAAAAATTAAACATGTTGTAGTAGGTGATATTGCAAATGAAATTGAAGAACACGGTGAGTTTGAAGTCGACTTTACGCTTGATCCGTTTGAGTATACAGAAGATGCAAACATAATGTTGAGTACTCCTGGAACTATTTATAATCCAGGTACAATGGAATCGGCTCCACTGTTGTTCATTGCAGGGAATGGTACATTTCGAATTTTCATTAATGATGTTTCTTTTCAGATTAAAGATGTAAATGGTTCTGTTGTAATAGATTCAGAATTATTAGAGGCATACAGTGGTACAGTATCAATGAATGATAAGATGATTGGTGGTTTTCCAGAATTCCAAATAGGAGAAAATAAAATAGAGTGGTCAGGTGCTATTCAATTTATTTCAATTCAACCAAGATGGAGATATAAATAA
- a CDS encoding phage tail spike protein — translation MITLYKPNETDFTHNGIGVLDKHIYSATVEEELNGLFVFNFNYPLFAPYGTKIDGMSIIKVPTPDGDQLFRVVTPKVSMGEIKAVCYHIFYDLTENLIEDIFIQPTNGTGAMARLSLGCQYKHPFTFYSDVTNISTARIVRKNPVEAMLDTSQDNSFVNRWGGELKRDNFDVKMLKNRGANRGVVIRHKKDLLGYEGSVDWKSPTTRIMPQGFDGLLLPEKYVDSPLIHKYPHPRIRVIEFNHIKAAIGKNANDEDALPVEEAYNRLRQAAKAMFDIQMVDQPKATYKVEFQELSQTEEYKEYKILQRVWMGDIVTVKHEEDGIDIQAKVIAYKYDPIKKEYINVTIGNFKESFTDMAGKVDQIQQDLSNMPGSLLDAAKENATKLINSGFGGNVRVYPDRILIMDTKNEMTASKVWQWNINGLGYSSNGVNGPYEIAMTKDGRIVADFITTGVLNGNLIRGGEITGTTLRTANDSNYVSISKQFIRLMESYITRIFMGYYINQSNIMQPTIVLGGNNDITATQGAVLVYQLESSPKSGGIGISNGYLNGDPNRVYFSAGLAFNQNGHAELRADQSLELESKASYASLRSQNNLFLESRTGGAYFTAKEGFNFRQNGDRVVDLKLTPGGDSDIVFQNILLRNNRNYENTYVQVKSAGGTYFNGVLAADFKVSSKKKYKTNIRDIKFDALEKVMGWEIKQYNLKTEMAQLYDMRMKRKEGDPLLTTNDITTHYGVVLPDESKENGVGLYGMISQTVKAFQEYVTKTDARIEELEPIKPKGNIKHRNKVKRQRRPPRRVKRNS, via the coding sequence ATGATTACTTTATATAAACCAAATGAAACAGATTTTACGCATAACGGAATTGGTGTTTTAGATAAACATATTTATAGTGCAACTGTTGAGGAAGAACTCAACGGTTTATTTGTGTTTAATTTTAATTATCCTTTATTTGCTCCATATGGAACGAAGATTGACGGAATGAGCATCATAAAAGTTCCTACTCCTGATGGGGATCAGTTATTTCGCGTGGTGACTCCTAAAGTGAGCATGGGAGAAATCAAAGCGGTTTGTTATCACATTTTTTATGATTTAACGGAAAACTTGATTGAAGATATATTTATACAGCCTACAAATGGTACTGGGGCTATGGCTAGGTTATCATTGGGTTGTCAATATAAGCATCCGTTTACTTTTTATTCTGACGTAACGAATATATCCACCGCACGTATTGTTCGAAAGAATCCAGTGGAAGCAATGTTGGATACGAGCCAAGATAACTCATTCGTGAATCGATGGGGCGGGGAATTAAAAAGAGATAACTTCGATGTTAAGATGCTGAAAAACCGAGGAGCTAATCGTGGAGTAGTAATAAGACATAAAAAAGATTTGTTAGGTTATGAAGGAAGTGTGGACTGGAAAAGCCCTACTACCAGAATTATGCCGCAAGGGTTTGACGGATTGTTATTACCAGAAAAATATGTAGATAGTCCACTGATTCATAAGTATCCACATCCGAGAATACGAGTTATTGAATTTAATCATATAAAAGCGGCTATTGGTAAAAATGCAAATGATGAAGACGCATTACCTGTAGAAGAAGCGTATAACAGGTTACGTCAAGCCGCTAAAGCTATGTTTGATATTCAGATGGTCGATCAACCAAAAGCGACATATAAGGTTGAATTTCAAGAGTTGTCTCAAACAGAGGAGTATAAAGAATATAAAATTTTGCAGCGTGTCTGGATGGGCGATATTGTTACAGTTAAACATGAGGAAGATGGTATTGATATTCAAGCAAAAGTTATTGCGTATAAATATGATCCGATTAAAAAGGAATATATCAATGTAACCATTGGAAACTTTAAAGAATCTTTTACAGATATGGCTGGTAAGGTAGATCAAATCCAACAAGATTTATCCAATATGCCAGGATCTTTACTGGATGCAGCGAAAGAAAATGCCACAAAATTAATCAATTCGGGATTTGGTGGAAATGTACGTGTATATCCAGACCGAATTTTAATTATGGATACCAAAAATGAAATGACAGCTTCAAAAGTGTGGCAGTGGAACATAAACGGATTAGGGTATTCATCAAACGGGGTAAATGGTCCTTATGAAATAGCAATGACAAAAGATGGGCGTATTGTTGCGGATTTTATTACAACTGGAGTATTGAATGGAAATTTGATTCGAGGCGGAGAAATAACAGGAACTACTCTTAGAACTGCCAATGATTCTAATTATGTCTCTATTTCCAAACAGTTTATTAGGTTAATGGAATCGTATATCACTCGGATTTTCATGGGCTATTATATAAATCAAAGTAATATCATGCAACCCACTATTGTATTAGGTGGCAACAATGATATAACAGCAACGCAGGGTGCAGTGTTAGTTTACCAACTCGAAAGTTCTCCCAAGTCAGGAGGAATCGGAATATCAAATGGATACCTAAATGGTGATCCAAACAGAGTCTATTTTTCAGCGGGCCTTGCGTTTAATCAAAATGGACATGCAGAACTAAGAGCGGATCAAAGCCTAGAACTAGAGTCAAAAGCATCCTATGCTTCTTTGAGAAGCCAAAATAATCTTTTTCTGGAAAGTAGAACAGGTGGTGCTTATTTCACTGCAAAAGAAGGGTTTAATTTCCGCCAAAATGGAGATCGAGTTGTTGATTTGAAGTTGACACCTGGTGGAGATAGTGACATCGTATTTCAGAACATTTTATTACGGAACAACAGAAATTATGAAAATACCTATGTGCAAGTGAAAAGTGCTGGGGGAACTTATTTCAACGGTGTTTTAGCAGCAGATTTTAAAGTATCTTCTAAAAAGAAATATAAAACCAATATACGTGATATTAAATTTGATGCGTTAGAGAAGGTAATGGGGTGGGAGATTAAACAATACAACCTTAAAACAGAAATGGCTCAATTATATGATATGCGTATGAAGCGTAAAGAAGGAGATCCACTCCTTACAACAAACGATATTACAACACACTATGGAGTTGTACTTCCGGATGAATCAAAAGAAAATGGTGTTGGCTTATATGGGATGATTTCGCAGACTGTTAAAGCATTTCAGGAGTATGTAACCAAAACAGATGCTAGAATCGAAGAATTAGAGCCGATAAAGCCTAAAGGAAATATAAAACACAGGAACAAAGTAAAACGTCAAAGAAGACCGCCTAGACGCGTGAAAAGGAATAGTTAG
- a CDS encoding BppU family phage baseplate upper protein translates to MRNEEIIIDLADPVFTKTIRSRQNDKNGLKITVNVREKGQLVDLTGYAVKYEAINQVGLFVRDDAQIVDAKNGVFSYTLSSQAVSTSDDWTAYFVMEKSKERMSTPDIRITLRRDVKEGNIKIENYISEFEIIKKTLDELQKKLNAMDVVRKSGDTMPGNLLFDRAGTANTNKIAFSTAGVEELNFYQTGDGYYGIRDVKGNQGVWDYNRNNKTFNVSSNTNLVKKAGDIINGLLEFKVDNAIVLGSRSFKSVIHKGSQGELIFAPSTQEQGDSWDWSKRVEFRTDGTIRQATDTGWIKLPTTGVENVANRDMKYKRSGENISVIGSVRNPQNEAVFATLPVGFRPVQHIAFPALAYGYTPAVCEVTIKPDGGIFVNGVPSGSTVHIAMSFLI, encoded by the coding sequence ATGCGAAATGAGGAAATTATTATAGATTTAGCAGATCCTGTGTTTACCAAAACAATTCGTTCGAGGCAAAATGATAAAAACGGATTGAAGATTACTGTAAATGTAAGAGAAAAGGGGCAACTTGTTGATTTAACAGGGTATGCAGTAAAGTACGAAGCGATTAATCAAGTCGGACTGTTCGTTCGGGATGATGCCCAAATAGTTGATGCAAAGAATGGTGTATTTTCATATACGTTGTCCTCACAAGCTGTTTCCACATCGGATGATTGGACAGCTTATTTTGTGATGGAAAAAAGTAAAGAACGAATGAGTACACCAGACATTCGGATTACATTAAGGCGAGATGTAAAAGAAGGTAATATTAAAATCGAAAACTATATTTCTGAGTTTGAGATTATTAAGAAAACATTAGACGAGTTGCAGAAGAAATTAAATGCTATGGATGTTGTTAGGAAAAGCGGCGATACGATGCCTGGCAACCTCTTGTTTGACAGGGCAGGTACAGCCAATACTAACAAAATAGCATTCTCTACGGCAGGAGTTGAAGAGCTCAACTTCTACCAAACAGGGGACGGTTATTATGGGATTAGGGATGTTAAAGGAAATCAAGGCGTTTGGGATTATAATCGTAACAATAAAACGTTTAATGTTTCCTCTAATACAAACCTTGTTAAGAAAGCTGGCGACATCATAAATGGATTACTTGAATTTAAGGTCGATAACGCAATTGTGTTAGGAAGTCGTTCTTTTAAGTCAGTTATTCATAAAGGTTCACAGGGAGAGCTGATATTTGCACCTTCCACACAAGAACAAGGTGATTCTTGGGATTGGTCTAAAAGAGTGGAATTTCGAACAGATGGGACAATTAGACAAGCAACAGATACTGGATGGATTAAATTGCCTACAACTGGGGTAGAGAATGTTGCTAACAGAGATATGAAATATAAGAGAAGTGGTGAAAACATTAGTGTAATTGGTTCGGTTCGAAATCCTCAAAATGAGGCAGTATTCGCCACACTACCAGTTGGATTTAGACCCGTACAGCACATTGCTTTTCCAGCACTGGCATATGGATATACACCCGCAGTTTGTGAAGTTACAATAAAACCTGATGGGGGGATTTTCGTGAATGGTGTTCCGAGCGGGAGTACTGTTCATATTGCAATGAGCTTTTTAATTTAG
- a CDS encoding hemolysin XhlA family protein — protein MAEQKHDDFKELLVGLTRVETKLDTLGNVKDVVIEAQQSAKSAHLRIDRLDKLVFWIGTTVVGAIITGGIMALFKFAGK, from the coding sequence ATGGCAGAGCAAAAACATGATGATTTTAAAGAATTATTAGTAGGGTTAACAAGGGTAGAAACAAAGTTAGACACACTTGGTAACGTTAAGGATGTTGTGATTGAAGCGCAGCAATCAGCGAAAAGTGCTCATTTACGAATTGATCGATTAGATAAGTTAGTATTTTGGATTGGTACTACAGTAGTTGGAGCTATTATCACTGGTGGGATAATGGCTCTTTTTAAATTCGCAGGAAAGTGA
- a CDS encoding phage holin, whose product MKNLDVASISRYVVLVIAVINSVLNLVGYQTIDDKITNDLVAVITGAFTLYMAWKNNYLSNKGLQQKDVLEKNNLH is encoded by the coding sequence ATGAAAAATCTTGATGTAGCATCAATTAGTCGCTATGTCGTATTAGTAATTGCTGTGATTAATAGTGTCTTAAATCTTGTCGGATACCAAACGATTGATGACAAAATCACAAACGATTTAGTAGCTGTAATTACAGGTGCATTCACTTTGTATATGGCGTGGAAGAACAATTATTTGAGCAATAAGGGACTACAACAAAAAGATGTATTAGAAAAAAATAACTTACACTAA
- a CDS encoding GH25 family lysozyme, protein MGHVVDISKWNSNINWPVAKQYIDFIIARVQDGSNYVDPLYKGYVQAMKQHGIPFGNYAFCRFVSENDARVEARDFWNRGDKSATVWVADVEMKTMDDMRAGTQAFIDELRRLGAKKVGLYVGHHMYAPFGMVNVKSDFVWIPRYGGNRPAYPCDIWQYTETGNVPGIGKCDLNELIGSKSLDWFTNKSYKEEGVEIIVNKHNKVVSYEFGVNLIPEMIQMMDKLGYTSKVVSRGDRQGLVYFESDYRQGSELDKATAWLDAKGLNYYYTKE, encoded by the coding sequence ATGGGACACGTTGTAGATATTTCAAAATGGAATAGTAATATTAACTGGCCTGTGGCAAAACAATACATTGATTTCATCATCGCTCGTGTACAAGATGGTTCGAATTATGTAGATCCATTATATAAGGGATATGTACAAGCTATGAAGCAACATGGTATTCCTTTTGGTAACTATGCATTCTGTCGTTTCGTTTCTGAGAATGACGCACGTGTAGAAGCTCGAGACTTCTGGAATCGTGGAGATAAGAGCGCAACAGTCTGGGTGGCTGATGTAGAAATGAAAACCATGGATGATATGCGAGCAGGTACACAGGCTTTTATCGATGAATTACGTCGATTAGGTGCTAAGAAAGTTGGTTTATATGTTGGTCATCATATGTATGCTCCATTCGGAATGGTAAATGTAAAATCTGACTTTGTATGGATTCCGCGTTATGGTGGGAATAGACCAGCTTATCCATGTGATATCTGGCAATACACTGAAACAGGAAATGTACCTGGTATTGGAAAGTGTGATTTGAATGAATTAATTGGAAGCAAGTCGTTAGATTGGTTTACAAATAAATCGTATAAAGAAGAAGGAGTGGAGATTATCGTGAACAAACATAATAAGGTGGTTTCTTATGAATTTGGTGTAAATTTAATTCCCGAAATGATTCAAATGATGGATAAGCTTGGATACACTTCAAAAGTTGTTTCCCGAGGAGATCGTCAGGGGCTTGTTTATTTCGAGTCGGATTATCGTCAAGGTAGCGAGCTAGATAAAGCAACAGCATGGTTAGATGCTAAAGGATTAAATTATTACTATACAAAAGAATAA